Within Takifugu flavidus isolate HTHZ2018 chromosome 12, ASM371156v2, whole genome shotgun sequence, the genomic segment GGGGCCTGTAGGCGCACAAAGGTGCCTCCTAGGACAGGTTAGTGTTACTAAAACATGTGCGTCAGTTAAAACTACCAGTGTCATCAACCATGACAGCGTGTCACATGCATGAGACCATCGTCACGCACACTCATGAAGAAAGAACACAAACGCGTCAAAGATGCAGCTTTGAACCTTGATATCACTGGATCAACCTGAGCCTAAAGTGCCCTCAGAGTTCAGTGCAAAAGGACGTAGAATGTCAATAAAACTGCCTGTTCCTTGATCAGATGGGAAATAAAGGAATGCTGACATGGCGGAGGCAAAACACTCACCTATTACTCACCCaaatacagcaaaaaaaggggagaaaatgaGCGCATGGTTCCATTTATTGCCATTGGTTGGTGATCTTATGATGAATCAAAACTGCTCCAATAAAAATCTGACATTAATATTAGCTTCCATGTCAGAGGCAGTATTGTAAAAGACAGATTTACCCCATTTTGCAttaacaggaaaacacattgaAATTGTTCACTGATCCACAAATCACATATTTAGAACTATAGACCAGAACTTATAGAAGCCCTCGCTTAAATTAGGGGAAAGGTGAAGTAAAGAGGCTGATAATTCCAGGTCAGGCCAGGTTTAAAGCAGAGCTGACACTGACGTCTCCATCTCCAAAACAGCAGAAACCCCTTAATGCTGCGCATAATGATTTCCGCTGTGCGTTAACAACCTTTTCGACTAATCCCTTTAATTCGTCTGCAGTTGAAACTTTGGAATAAAGCAACACTGAGAATTTACAGAAATATTTAGTGTTTCTTGTTGAACCAAGATACAGCTCAGTCCACGTTTTGACAGTAGCATCTCGGATTCGGGGAAACTTTTACGCTTGACCAACCCTGTTTGTGGATAACTTGGGCCACATTCTTTTGAATTCTTCTGCGATTTGCTAATTAACTTTGTTTGTTGTTATCCAAAAAATATCCCAAGTACTTTTTTATTTCATGAACTTACCCACTCGGGTCTTGTGCGGCATCAACTCACTTCAATTTACAGAAGTTcagctttgaaaaaaaaaaaaattagagccTCGGACAAACACAAGCAAGAGTGAACATGTTCATCCAAGACGTATACAACGCAACACTTCCTGTTAtatctttcaaaataagagctaCACTCATTCGTGGTCGTATGAGTAGTTTTAGCTCGAGGCGAGGATCTGAGTGCTCCCGGTTATTTGTTTGCTAGCTTCTGCTAGCTTGACTGAAACCCACAGTCACTTCCGCACTGACGTCACGTGACCGCCGAACCACCCGGTGCGTTTTCATGGAATCTCGTAGCGTCATGATTAGGTCGTGGAGGAAATATAGTTCGGATCGAGTGTTTCACGTCGCACAATGACAGATCAAAGTTGTTGTGATTTCCCATTCCACTAATGTCAGACGTGCAGTGCAACTGTCGGCGTCAAAATGCCCGATTTCCCTTTATTTAATCGTACAATGAAAACTGAACAAGGAAGTGGGGAGCCGAAACCCTTCAGAGTAAAAGCTTCTTATTTGGAAGCGCTTTGGTTCCAGGGACCAATTTACCCCCAAAGAAATGAATATAAACTTGACAAACCCGCATTAACAGTTAAAATAATGATACAACGTCATCGTTGGACTGTTTCCTCACAACTGCAGGACTACAAGGATTTTCACAATAAGAGCACCGTGTTTGAGCTACAAAGCGACGATGTCAATGTCATAAGGTGAGTGTTTTAGTTGACCTCCTCATTTATGGGttttattggggtttttttaattacattttgatTTTTACTACTGTCATTACAGTTAATTTGAAATCTGGCTACAATTATGAGAAGGGTGATAGGcttattttctcatttccaACAAACTACACAGTACGTGTTGAATATTTAATTCAAATGAAGAATCAATTTTGGAAAAGTATTAAGGTCAATCCAAAAAGTATGAGGGTAAGTAGATTCTCAAAATAATTAAGATTGAGATATTGTTTAATCAGTAATGCCACAAAAAGAGCAGAGAAGTGTGTCAGTAATTGTAAAAACTAAAATCTCTTACCTTATTTATAATAAGGTAAGAGATTATGTCATGACTCGTGCATTTTTTACAATCTATATCATTATATAAATTATCCTATGGGCTAGGATGAGTTTTAAGCCCACCAAGTCAAGGTCCATGGTACTGAAGAAGGGGAAAGTGGTGGACAGATTCCGATTCTCAATCTCAGGAACCGTAATTCCATCAATCACGGAGCAACCAGTCAAGAGCCTGGGAAAGCTCTTTGACTCCAGCCTGAAGGACACTGCTGCTATCCAGAAGTCTACGGAAGAGCTTGGAGGGTGGCTCACTAAGGTGGACAAGTCTGGCCTGCCTGGTAGATTTAAAGCCTGGATCTACCAGCACTCCATCCTTCCCAGAGTCCTGTGGCCTCTCCTCGTGTATGCAGTCCCAGTAACAACAGTGGAATCCTTGGAAAGGAAGATCAGCAGCTTTCTGCGCAGATGGCTGGGTCTTCCTCGCAGCCTCAACAGCGCTGCACTGTACGGGACAAGTAACACCCTGCAGCTACCCTTCAGTGGGCTCACTGAAGAATTTAAGGTGGCACACACAAGAGAAGCCCTACAGTACAGAGACTCCAGGGACTGCAAGGTGTCATCAGCCGGGATTGaggtgaagacaggaaggaagtggaaggcagaaaaggcaGTGGATGTGGCTGAGTCACGCCTAAGGCAAAAGGCACTAGTTGGGGCCGTGgcaacaggaagaacaggctTGGGCTACTTCCCAAAGACCCAAGTCAGCCATGCCCGGGGCAAAGAGAGAAACCAcctacttcaggaggaggtccgaGCAGGCGTGGAGGAAGAGCGAGTGGGTAGGGCAGTGGGACTCCGGCAGCAGGGGGCATGGACAAGGTGGGAGAGCGCGTTACAGCGCAAAGTTACCTGGTCAAACATCATGCAGGCAGACTTCCACCGCGTCCGGTTCCTTGTGGCGGCAGTCTACGAtgccctccccagcccagcAAACCTCCATGCGTGGGAAAAGAGTGAGACACCCACCTGTTCCCTTTGCTCCGGAAGAGgctccctggaacatctccttAGCAGCTGCCCAAAGTCCCTGGCTGATGGTCGCTATCGCTGGCGCCACGACCAGGTACTCAAAGCAGTGGCTGAGAGCATAGCCTTGGCCATTAGCACCAGCAAACACCATCATGCTCCGAAGAAGGCAATCTCcttcataaaagctggagagagacctcGTGCAGGTCCACAGATAACAACgggactcctccacacagctaCTGATTGGCAACTGCACGttgacctgggaaaacaactgCTATTCCCCCAGCACATCGCAACAACGTCTCTACGGCCAGACATGATCATCACCTCAGAGGCTTCGAAACACCTGATCATGCTGGAGCTTACAGTGCCCTGGGAAGAGCGGATTGAGGAAGCCAACGAAAGGAAACGTGCCAAgtatcaggagctggtggaggagtgcaggggcaggggctggaggaccTTCTACGAGCCCATAGAAGTTGGCTGTAGAGGCTTTGCAGGACGCTCCCTCTGCAAAGCCTTTGGCCGACTGGGAATCACAGGGACAGCCAAAAAGAGGGCCATTAAAGCTGcgagtgaagctgcagagagagccACGAGGTGGCTGTGGCTGAAAAAGGCAGATCCGTGGGTTGCTACTGGGACACAAGCTGGGTCTTGATCACCCCGGCTGGGTCGCCTGGGCGAGGGTGTATGATGTTGTGAGACCCGAAACACCCTATGAACCCAGgatacatcactgatgatgtgtcccagtgcatccaggagatgtatcTTTTAAGTGAAGTCTCCTGAAGGTTTGGAAACATTATCTAAATAATGTGTCTATTCAATGATTAGTAACTTTATCACAAACATTACCAATATATATGTAATCAGGAATTAACCGTGGATTAATATAGTTTCTACCTTTTAGAAGCAGACAGCTTAGCATTATCCATTACGTTATAAAGAGTTGGTTTTTGTGTTGCATGCATGTTGTGACTTTATCGTCCTGATGTCTCCAAACAACGTTTAGATTGTCGACGTGCCGCCATTTTAGCTAACGGTTAGCTTCAGAAGAAAACATTAACAATGCGTAACgcgtttttttattttatttctctgcaCCTCATTTGCGGAGATATTGTtaatttttctcaaaacaaagatgaatttaaacaattttcCATTCAttcctttctttatttctgacCCAGGAGGATCCATGTTACATAGAATCGCTAATAACTTAAATAGTTACAGTAACAGTGACAATTGtaataataaatatgaaatatacAAAGGCTTGCGCAACGTCAAGTATCAAACATGCAGACATGATCACCAGTGGTTCCACAGTCTGACACAATGGTCTTCAAGGTTAATCAAACCAGCAATGATGTCAGCTTCGAGTTGCACTTAATTGGATCCATCAAATTAGTTAAACAAGACTTTGTTAGCCTCATCACACACGGAATCACTTTTCGCTAAGTCTGAATTTTGTCATTCGTGTTCATTTTGCATGTTGTCCTGCATTGGTGCTCCTGTCCTTGCTCTGGAGACTGTTAGATGCATGTAGGAGCATGAGAGGAGTCCTTTCATCgaatttaaataaatctgtgTTAATGTCATTACAGCTGAGGTCCTCTTCTGGCACTGCCACATCCTGCTAGCTATCAGTGACAGATGCCCAAAGTGTGCTGTCTGTGGAGCATCCGATCACTaagtaattacatttaatcTGGCAAATGAAAAGAATGAGACAATATTTAATTCTTCTGTTGTCCTGTGAAGCCAAAAATGGAAGACTGGTGTAGTTCCCctccattttcagctgaaaacagaaccaataaaccaaaactaaataataaaaatctaATTTCCGGTTATTGATTTTCCCATTTCCTGCAGTGCTTTTTCTACTGCTCGCCCAATAAAGTCGCCAACAACGCCGACCAACTCCTTTCTCGAGGCAGCTAATTAATCAATTAATGCTCGTATGAAGGTGCAGAGCTTCAGTTTGGACATTAGAAAAAGGCATTTTGACGATTTTTCCAGCAAGATATATCCATTAAAAATTCTCCGTCAGTTTTTCTGCTCGTTATGTTGGTTGTCAAAGACAAAACCAGGTTGTGGCGTATATGTTGGAGGTATTAATTACATTACGTAGTTATCCCAGCTGTAAGAATACTTGGGTAATGATGAATTTTAGTGCCcctctttttggaaaaaaaaacccccagaCGTTTTCATGATTTTGAGAAAATATAGTCGCAGTGTTCTACAGCTAACTGACCTGTTTACGTCTACAGCAATCATTTATTTTACGCACCAAtaacctttttttctgcttaTCCATATGACAGATGTGTCCTTCCATAAacgatgatgtgatgatgtgcACATATTCAGTCACGCACACTGGGAACATCATACATACATAGATAGAGATTCGCTCAATCCACTTTTTCGCCTGTCCACTTTACATACACGTAGGTCCTTTTTGTCTATAATCCACTAGTTTTATGGGATGGCACCACCATTGTGGGCCTTCTCTTTGGCCTTAATTTgctgtttctttcatttgttggGCACGTCCCCGCACTCTCTCTGCTCCAGAGACCTTCGTTCAGTTGTCTTTTTTGTTTCAAATGAAGAGTTATTATTTTCTCTACTGGTTTTGAATCCCCCTCTATTGATTGTCAAGTGTtactattctttttttcttgtgcttGTATAAAGAGGGATCTAACATTTGAGGGCTCAACCGGGTTCTGATCCGTCACCATACCTGACGATCTTTGCTGGTGAGTTTGTGTGGTGGTAAAATGAGTTTGTTCTTAAAGGATTTCATCGAGAACTCCTCCTTTTTGAGGAGCGAATAATCGTTGCAttgttgcgtttgcaaagtaaaggcaatacaacttagattaccattgacacacaatcgtgtgtgccttttattaaaGCCACAACAACAAGTAGtagaaaaatcaaatcagagcgggaaaaacacacacccccgcccctcaactCCCACAGTCCGTTAAAgggccgtgccaaattacccgacttagttgtcggcaaatagtgcgagcgagtgaggaactcatacatagcaaaatgctcaacaggactatggcaatggaacagatatgaacaattatggtgaattatgatatttgaggacatgaacagctgtagagAATTATGAaatacaagtgaccgctacagCATTCCCATTCAAAGGTATGTTGTAAAAAAGGATATTAAAAATGAGGTAACTGTTTTTAAGATGAGGTTCCCGTTGCTGCCAATCCCGTGTCTGATTAGCACCAATGAGAGGAAATCCTCCTCCACAGAGAAACAGGACAAACTAGCGGTAGCTACCCCACCTGTAGGCAGTTCTGATAGACAGCTGTCTCCAGAGCTTGCCCTGTTTTGAGCCTTTATCTCCGCAGGCTCTGGGGTCCAGTAAGGATACCAAGACCAAGATTTGTTGAGCCTGTCTTCAGCTTAGTGAAAAGCAGAGTATGATCCATGACTGCAGTTACACACTTTAGAGATAAGGAAGTGAGTGAATCTAATGAGGCCATgaaaatatctgctggttacacTTTGAACAGGCCAGAAAAACCAGCCCCTTCCTCAAATAGCCTTCAAGGTTTAGCTGTGAGCAGAAACGTCTCCTTTATTACCAGCATTTCAGGAATCTGAGGTGGAGTCACATGTCACGGCTTTTGGTTGTGTCGCCTAAAGACACGAGGCGAATCCTACGCCCAACTTGTCGGTAAAGCAAGTAAAAATTTAGGAACCATGAGAATTCTCAGGGTCAAACTTTTGATAAATGTGGGGTGGCTAACAAGCCGCGGAACTTGCTGCTAGTCCTGACCTCAACGTACCGGACTCAAGGCCACATTATACAGTCTGTGTACCTGAACACATCTTCAAACTGTAATTCTTAACATCTTGAGTAGCACTCCACCCACATCTGTCTTGCCTGGTATCTACCAAgctctgcaggacctctgcaACCTcagtaaaaggaagaaaaaggtgTTTTATGAAGTTTAAAACCAAGATCTATCTGCTTCCTGGTGCAGACCTAGGGTGGGTTTATACATGCACTCATGGTCCACCCACACCTGGCAGAAAGGAACATTTATTTCTATTGTTTAGAACATTCTCACACTTTGTAGCCTGCATGCAAACAAACATTTGGACCACATAATTCCCATAATAACCACTTTATAAATCCAGAACGCAGAAAAATTGAAATCCTTATATTACCTTTGAAGTTATGTACACTTTAGACACAGCATTAGCCAATGCTGTTCCCATCGTTTATATTTAATGAGGTGGTGCACGTGTTGTTTTAACAGCCGTGCTAATCGTGCTAGGTCCAACTCAGTGTTGATGAATATAAAGCCTGACCTAGCCACTGTCTGTAGCCGTCTCCAGTCATCCTCGACCACCTAAAGAACTTTGCATTGCAGAGGCTACAGCTGCATGCTGATCTAACTCCACTCACCCATTATGTTTTAAATCGCTATCTTCTAGATAACATCAGTACTCACTTGTATCTGTTCCTCTCCACCCCCCTAGCCCCAGTCCCCCTTCTCGGTTCCTTAGAGTTAAATCCACACGTGGGTGGCAGACGGTACCACTTTCTCATGAGAAATCACCAATTAAGCAGCTTAAAATGCCGCTTTGGAATTCTCTACCGTGCTCAAGAACAATCCCACCTATGGAGGCATCCTGAACTTTGCGTCACTAtagcaacaaacaaacacaacaacatgaGAAATGACAGTAAAATTTGAAAACCTTTGAAATTTATTGGCTGGTTTGGTGGTTCCAGCCTCCTATAGTCCTGCACATTTCTTATGTTCTACCAAAACATGGGCATGAGAtacagaaaggaaaacaaacctcTTTTAAGCATGTCTAAACTCACACATGTAAAACTGCTGGGAAAATGGCAGCCCTTTCAGATCACTTTAAAATGGCAGCCCTTTGGGACACACTGTGTTTACCATCTTACTCCACCTCCAGTTGTGAGGGGGTACAGCTGTTGCATGACAGTGTACTTTATGTATTCAATGAATTACTCAACTCTGACTAATTGCAATATGAGAATTGAACACGTGTCTGTGTGCACGCCTGTTAGCGTGTCGGCGTATGCAACGGAAGATATGCAAATAGCTGTGAATCAAATATGAGGCTGGAGTGATCATTGGGACACAGGGTCGTGTTCCTTAGTCGCTgtcttctctctccagctgaATGTCGCCCAGGGAACTCTCGTCAATGTTCTCCAAGCTCTCTGCGTGCTGAATGCTGAGCTCAGAAAGTGGGATCCTGGGTAAAGTTGATTGATCTGGGTAGACCCAAGGCTTAAAGCCGGGGTTGTGTCCTTTTTTCCACTCGGGATACTTCAAACAGGCTTTGTGAATCTTCTTCATGGTCTAGAGAAGACAAAAGGCAGAAATCCAAGAGAGTGGACAGTAAATGCACAGCGTCCACGGAACGGTGGACAACAAACCGTGGCGGTCCCCCCCCCAGAGCTGTTCTGGCAGCTAAACTGGGACCAATGCACTGGGCATGTGGCCATAATCTTACGCCTGACTGGTGGATGGTGGGGCTGTGACCGCTCATGATCAAGCACTGCTAAAAATGACCCTCTAATCATTACTTCTAGCAGAACACTTCCCTTTCAAACATACCAGAGAAGCAAAACTAAAAGAGTTTGGGACTGAAACCCagtacccccccaccaccaccaccaccgcaaTAACTAGCTGAATTAGCCAACACCCCACTTCCTCCACACTGCTAAACATCCTTCTCACCAGCCACAAGTGGCCATATTCATGACCttccaggagcagtgtaaaacACATCCAGTCAGTTAAGATGATTAAACTTTACACTTTAAATTTGACTTTGAAATGTAAATCTATGCTGAGGAGAAGTCAAATAttgttttgaaaaatgtttaACAGTGTATTTAAGGAGGGAGCGGTGTCCTAGTGCCCTCTACTGACCGACTGCTACCACCTGAACGGGTCAGAGCCTCTGGGAGCGGACCCAGAACCAGGACCTTGGTTTGGGTCACGTTTAGAGACACCTCCTCGTTAAATGGTGAGGCTAAGATACACGTTTGCTGTTGCTTGGAAACACAAATTTTGGCTGTGTTGAGAAATGTGGAGAGGATTTAGATGCTGCTTTCATCTGGTGGCGACTTACACGAGGAGCAACGAAGCAGGCGGACGTTTTCACAACCAATTTTGGCAATAAACCTGTGAAGAGaaaaaacggggggggggggggcaaaaaataGGATTCGAAAGAGTAAAAATAAAGAAGTTAATCAAACAATTTTTACCTTTCTGACATATTGCAGAGAAATAATTTGAACAACTGTGCCCCCCTCCAAAGTCCCACCTGCTTCCCCCTGGCTGacctctgaaccccccccctccccaatgcACGGGGACTGAAAGTGAACTTAGACACAGTGGAGACATTGTAACCACTCAAGCTACATCAATGCgattgctaatgctaacgccgAAGCTACCGGTCACGGTCTGGTCTGTTTACACTAAAGTTAGCGCTGCCGCTAACGCTAATCTTCCTTACATAACTAATTCATGTGTGGGGATCATCGTCTCGTCCTGCCATTGACGacaccccgtgtgtgtgtgtgtgtgtgtgtgtgtgtgtgtgtgtgtaactcaTACTTACCTCTCGGGTCGACCTGGGCCAAGTAGGTGAGGATACAGTTATTAGGTCCCTGGAACTGGATCAGGTAACCGGTCTGAATAGAAACAGCGCGCACCACGTCCTGTTTGGGTGGGTATTTCTGCAACAAGAGACAAGAGAATGAAGAATTTTTGCTACTATTTTTTCCTTCTTAGTTATTCttaacaacagaaaaaggaaatatttgatTTATCCTACACATAATCTAATTCCAAGGAAATTGGCTGCTATACGAAGCCGTTTTACACACATCTTCATATTCTTCTTATTCTACTACATGCACTTACATCGTGTTTAACCGAGTAGTTCATGATGATGTAATCTTTCCCTAACGGGAGCCAGGACCGAAGAGTGATGACGTCGCGGTTTCGAAGAGGTTTTGGACATTTCCCTGTTAAAAAGACAGATTCAGCACCTCAAAACACCATTAGcgacaaaaaaaccaaactaaaTGGACATATTGACAGAAGGAAGGCTCGTACATGAGTAGTAACCAACGTCGGCGTTGACGGTGAGTCTTCCGATGTCAAAGGTCTCGATGACGTTCTTGTCCCAGTTGCGTCTGTATTCCGTGTCGTGGAGGACGTCATACATGGTGTCTGCCGAGACGTCCTTACACACCATTCTGCactgagagacacacacaggaggaggcAAACTtcatttttactgtaaaatGTAAACTGTAAAATGAAACCGAAAGTGAGCACAAGTAACATTTAGTTGGTAggttttttccatcttttatgCTTTGTGGCTGTTTGCTTCCCATTTCAGGGAATATTCCGAGCACCTCCAGAGCCTTTATCCTTTAAAGAAAGAACCCGGGTCCTTCCAATTAAACCTGTGTTCTGGAGAAACGCGTATAAAGGCTTCCgattttccttcagctcctcctctaaGCAGATTTTCTAGATGAAACACTGCTCAcactgtctgtgctgctgccttcaaTCTTCGGATCTCCTTCCCGTATCTTCCACAATCCCTCATCACATGCTGCGCAGATTCAATTACCCATTTCCCATCTGCATGTGCACCAATTTCATGGTGTCCTCTTTAACCCAGCAGGTCCAGTATCCACAGCCTCGACCTTAAATATTTACCCAGCATGCCTCCTGAGCCTCAACGGTTCCACTCGTCCAGCTGCAACTGGGGAGGACTTAAAGGCCTCGACACGGGTCCTGGACCCTGTCGCTCATCTGACCGAGGCTTTGGGTCTTTGACGCCTCAGCTTTGTCCTGTTGTGTTTTCCCTACGTATTCTAGCTTTTGGGGTTAGCTTTACAAAAGCTTTAG encodes:
- the stard10 gene encoding START domain-containing protein 10 isoform X1, whose protein sequence is MSGQPAVSIPDDRAFASFKAECLCEDGWTSTYSKHGITVWSQDVDNSVHKIKCRMVCKDVSADTMYDVLHDTEYRRNWDKNVIETFDIGRLTVNADVGYYSWKCPKPLRNRDVITLRSWLPLGKDYIIMNYSVKHDKYPPKQDVVRAVSIQTGYLIQFQGPNNCILTYLAQVDPRGLLPKLVVKTSACFVAPRTMKKIHKACLKYPEWKKGHNPGFKPWVYPDQSTLPRIPLSELSIQHAESLENIDESSLGDIQLEREDSD
- the stard10 gene encoding START domain-containing protein 10 isoform X2: MMQRSHVSADARGCGKVLSCWNIRDWRAGASRQCRMVCKDVSADTMYDVLHDTEYRRNWDKNVIETFDIGRLTVNADVGYYSWKCPKPLRNRDVITLRSWLPLGKDYIIMNYSVKHDKYPPKQDVVRAVSIQTGYLIQFQGPNNCILTYLAQVDPRGLLPKLVVKTSACFVAPRTMKKIHKACLKYPEWKKGHNPGFKPWVYPDQSTLPRIPLSELSIQHAESLENIDESSLGDIQLEREDSD
- the LOC130535078 gene encoding uncharacterized protein LOC130535078; the protein is MSFKPTKSRSMVLKKGKVVDRFRFSISGTVIPSITEQPVKSLGKLFDSSLKDTAAIQKSTEELGGWLTKVDKSGLPGRFKAWIYQHSILPRVLWPLLVYAVPVTTVESLERKISSFLRRWLGLPRSLNSAALYGTSNTLQLPFSGLTEEFKVAHTREALQYRDSRDCKVSSAGIEVKTGRKWKAEKAVDVAESRLRQKALVGAVATGRTGLGYFPKTQVSHARGKERNHLLQEEVRAGVEEERVGRAVGLRQQGAWTRWESALQRKVTWSNIMQADFHRVRFLVAAVYDALPSPANLHAWEKSETPTCSLCSGRGSLEHLLSSCPKSLADGRYRWRHDQVLKAVAESIALAISTSKHHHAPKKAISFIKAGERPRAGPQITTGLLHTATDWQLHVDLGKQLLFPQHIATTSLRPDMIITSEASKHLIMLELTVPWEERIEEANERKRAKYQELVEECRGRGWRTFYEPIEVGCRGFAGRSLCKAFGRLGITGTAKKRAIKAASEAAERATRWLWLKKADPWVATGTQAGS